A region of the Muricauda sp. MAR_2010_75 genome:
ATTAGGTCAAAAGCCAACCATACAATATACTTTTTCACAATCCTATGATTATATCAATGTCAGGACCCCTCTTCAGAACTCCTTTGGACAAGGACGTAATGGAGTTTTCAGTACTTCTTTTGCGGAATCTTGGGGAGACAAAATCGCAGACCGCTCAGGTGAGCCCGATGACTTGAATACATCCGGAGCCTCTTTTTTGTCAAACACAACCGGCAATCGATATTATTCCGTAATCTCAAAAAACTCAAGAGAAACTTTTACTGATAGTAATTATGACAAGGTTTTTCGTATTGGAACCTTTTCACAACATAATGTATCCGTGAATGGAGGAGGGCAAAGAGCCTCTTACTTTTTCAGTTATGAGAATTTGGATCAAAAAGGAATCATCGAAAATTATGATTATAAAAGACAAAATGTTAGGTTGAACACCAAGTTCCAAATAACAAATTGGCTGAGTTGGAACAATAGAGTATCCTTTACCAATACTAAATCGAATCGTATTGAACAGGCAGGGGAAACAACTAACGGTATTCTTTTAGGATTACTGAGAACAGCACCCGATTTTGACATCACAGACTATATCGGAACCTACACGGCATCCAATGGAGACATCATCTCAAATCGTCAAAGGTCCTATAGACGCCAATTGGGCGAATCTGAAAATCCCATTTACAACAATCCCTTGTGGACCTTAAACGAACAAAAAGCACCCAATGATGTCAACCGTTTCATCATCAATCCCGAGTTGACCATTGATCCTGCCAATTGGCTAAAAGTCATTTTAAGGGGCGGTCTGGATTATTATACTGATGCAAGAAGTCAATTTTATCCAATCGGTTCGGCTAGTGGTCTTCGAAGTGGCGGGTATTGGAGTCAGACAGATATTAACAGCAAGGAGTTCAATTTAGATGGGATTATAGTTGCTACCCATGACTTTAGCAATGATTTAGGGGTATCCGCTACATTCGGTGTTAACTTCAATGATCGGAAAAGAGCTATCAATACAAATACAATAAGTCCCTTTGCCGTTGATTCAAGGTTACCCACACCAGATCTCAATCCGGACCAAGCGGCCAGTTCTTGGAATCGTAATCTTCAACATATTCGCTCAAACCGTGGTTATGGTATTTTGGGAATAAACCTTTACAGTCAATTGTTCCTCAATTTTTCAGGAGCCTTGGAAGCTTCGTCCACCATAAAGGGTAGCTTTTTCTATCCTTCGGTAGATCTTGCCTGGCAGTTCAGTGACCTGGTAGGTTCCTCTGATTTCCTGAGTTTCGGAAAGCTTAGGGCAGCATGGGGAAAGGTGGGCATCCAACCGGCTCCTTATAAATTCGAGACTTTGGCCACTACGGGCTTTTCCTCTTTTGGTGGAAGTTTTATGGTCGATTCGGAAAAAGGAAATCCAAATCTGAAACCAGAGATTAAGACAGAGTGGGAAGTTGGTACCGATTTACGGTTCTTTAAAGACCGAGTGGGATTAGGGTTTACCTATTATAGAAATGAAACCAAGGACATCCTCTTTGCCGTCAAAGCCAATCCGAGTTCCGGTTTCAACTTTAACTATAAGAACGCCGCGGTCATCGAGAACAAGGGTCTTGAAGTCGATCTTACTGGCAAGTTGATCGAAACCGAAGATTTAACCTTGTCGTTAAACACCAATTTTAACAACAATGAAAATATGGTGGTAGATATTGCTGGTGCAGAAACTGTGGATATCGGGGGGACCTCCAAAGCGGTCAAGGGATACCCGATGAGTTCTTTTTTCTTGCCAGGAACCCTACGTAATGAGGACAATAGTATAGCATTGGATGCCAATGGATTTCCACAATTGGACACCGATAGCCGTGTTCTGGGTGACCCCAATCCTGATTGGAGGGGAGGCGTCGGTATGCAACTCAACTATAAAAATCTTGACTTCAGTTTCCTTTTTGAACACTCCCAAGGTGGAGATTACATCAACAGGACAAGAATCGTTCTTTATGGCTTCGGTGTCCATGAGGACGTGTCCCAAGAAGTTACCCTATCCGAGGACCTTGTTAATGTCAATGGGGACATAATCCCTGCAGGTACCACGGTAAGGGGAAACATTGCAGACTTTGGTGCAGGCAATGTATTATTGGACGAATCGTGGTATCGCGGTATCGGTGGAGGCCTAGGTTTCAACAAGACCAATGATCTGTACATCGAGGATGCCACGTGGACCAAGCTCCGTAACGTGACCCTAGGGTATACTTTTTCGGGCATTAAGTTGAGCAAAAAACTGGCATTGGATTCGTTCCGGATATCGGTGACGGGACGGGATTTGATTCTATGGACCGGTATCAAGGATGTGGACCCAGAGACCAATAACTATGGTGTCAGCAATGCCTTCGGAATGAATTACTTCAACAATCCCGGAACACGTTCGATTTTGTTTAACCTTCAAGCCAATTTCTAAAACCTAATAATCATGAAATCAACATATATACAAATTCTTTTGATTTTCACGGCTTTCGTTTTTTTTGGTTGTGAAAAAATGGTCGAAGATCTCAACGAAAATCCGAACCAATTAACTTTAACAGATATTGACGCAGGTCTTTTCCTAAACGGCGCGGAGCTTTCAAACATCGGCATCCAATTGGGGGCCTATAGTAGAATGGCGGGTTATTGGTCCGGACAACTGACCGGTTTTGAACAAGTGGAACTGGAAAGATATCAATACAATGTCGCCAACAATACCTTTGATTGGGATGGCTACCAAAATGTTTTGACGCCAGTGCGGCAAATACAGGACAGAGCTGTGGACAACCCCCTATTATTGGGTATCTCCAAGGTAGTAGAAGCTCATTTGGTGGGTACTTATGCTTCCTTGTTCGGCGATATCCCATATTCACAGGCATTGGGTGATATAGAAAACCCTGAATTCGATGACCAACTCTATGTTTTTGAACAGTTACAGATACTGTTGGACAGTGCCATCGCCGATTTAGAGGGTGCTGCCGGTTTTGGCGTTCTGGAGGATTACATCTTCCAAGGAGACCGCGACAAATGGCTCGAATCCGCATGGACCCTTAAAGCTCGTTACTTTATGCATACCAAAGCATATGGCGAAGCTTATAGTGCAGCCTTGAACGGGATTTCCACTAGTGATAACAACATGATGTTCAATCCCCTTGACGTTACGGGGCAAAACGCCACCAAAAACAAATACTACATTGTTTTGGCCGGTAGCCCGAACACAGGGACCGGGGACAGTTATTTGATGCAGCTATTGGACGATACCAGTGGAATCTCCCGAAACAATGCCAAGACCGATGAAACGGCCAGGCGCCAGTACTATGTCATCGACCAATCGGATGCGGACGGAAATCTGGGTGTAGCACAGGAACTTGAACCACAGCCAATGATCACATTTCAGGAGAATATGCTCATATTGGCGGAAGCGGGTGCCCGTACCCAAAGTTTCGAAATTGGTTTGGGACATTTGAACGAGTTGCGTGCCTATCTGAATACCGGAAGTTTCCTAAATGCGAATTTTTCCGCCGAACCCTATTTATATGAAGCCTATGTGGCCGGGGATTTCAATTCCGGTGGCATGGAAAATATAGACGGGACAGACCCGAATACTGCCTTGCTCAGGGAAATCATCGAAGAACGATATGTTTCTGGCTTTACCACCTATATGCCATTCGATGATGCGCGCAGACTCCGAAAGAATGATTCGGACGTAGCGGTGCCTTTTCCTTTGAACGTACCGACCAGTACACAAAACGTGGAGCGTATGTTGTATCCCCAGGACGAGGTCCTTTCCAATCCAATGGCCCCGGCAGACCCTGGTTTATATGAACCTACCAAGGTCAATCAATAATTGAAAAATTAAATCACCGAAAAATGCATAGGGATCTATTTTTTCAAGGAAATATTGGGAAAAACATGCTCATTTGCCTTCTAGTTGCCACTGCACTTCTTCAAGTGCAGTGCGCTGGTGGCAAAAGCACAACGGACGGTTCGGACAAAAAGGTTTTGTCCGAAGGACGGAAAACATTCAAGGATAGTTGGTTGGAAACTGTAAAGGGCAATATGCCTCTGGTCATCAGTGCCCCACATGGGGGAACCATATCACCCGAGGAGGTCAAGGACAGGGATTGTGGCGCGAAGGTAATGGATAACAACACGGCCGAACTTGCCCTTGAAATTGAAAACGCCTTCAAGGCCCATGGTAAAAAACCATATCTGGTCATTGCCCGGTTGGCAAGGACTAAGATCGATTTTAACCGGGATCTGGAGGAGGCCACCTGTGGAAACCCCCAAATGGAGTATATCTGGAGACAATATCACAAGCATATCGAGGAGGCCTTGGATGCGGCCATCAAAAAATACGGATATGCGATGTACATCGACCTTCACGGCCAAAGCCATAAAGTAAAACGTTTGGAGTTAGGGTACCTACTTAGGACACCTGCCCTTAAGGAACTAAGGGAAGGGGAAAGTTCCGAGTCTGAAATCGGCGGAAACACTTCGGTACGGAACCTATTAAAGGATAACGCACAATTGGGACTCAACCAACTCTTGACCGGGGAAAACGCTTTTGGAACCCTTATGGAACAAGCCGGTTTCCCTGCGGTTCCAAGCCAAGGCGACCCTTATCCCAAGGAGGGCGAGGCCTACTTCAATGGAGGGTATAATACCAGAAGGTATACTACTTCCGATCATCCCAAAGTTTTCGGGATGCAGATCGAGGCCAATTTTCAGGGTGTACGGGACAGTGAGGAAAATCGGAAAAAGTTTTCTGAGGCGTTTGCCCGATCGGTAACCGTTTATCTGGACTTTGTGACAACACATTGGAACCACTGAACCAACTCCCATGACCTACGATAGCATGGGATGGTTCTATCCAATAAAATAAAAATCCATAGAAAGGCTGTCCTTACTGATCGAACCAAATTTTAGGAATGTACATTCTTCCATTATGGGATTGGAAAAACATATACTAAGGTTATTTGAGTTAGTATGCGATGTTCCTTCAGTAAAGGGCAGCTTTTAAAATAGAAACATGAGATTGCAAGAAACGGTAACATTGGAATCGTACTTCGATTCCTTTCGAAGAAATATTATCGGTATCGACCAGGAGATCGAAACCCCATTTGGGACCAAAAAGATCGTTTATGCGGATTGGATCGCAAGCGGCAGGTTATATGGTCCCATTGAAGATATCATGAAAAATAAAATCGGACCCTTTGTCGGGAACACCCATTCCGAGACCACTTTTACCGGTAAACTGATGACCAACCTGTACGAGGAGGCCAAACACCGGATCAAGGAACATGTCAATGCCACCGAGGAAGATGTCATCATCACCACCGATACGGGTATGACCGGGGTGCTCTGCAAGTTTCAGCGCATCTTGGGGCTAAAGCTCCCTGAAAAGTTCCAGAACTCGCTCTCGATTCCAGAGGCCGAAAGACCGGTAGTTTTTTTGACCCATATGGAACACCATTCCAACCAGACGACTTGGTTGGAGACCATTGCGGATGTGGTCCTACTGGAACCTACCGAAGACCTGTTCGTCGACTCCCGACAATTACGAAAGGAATTACGGAAATATGGGGACCGAAAACTTAAGATCGGTTCCTTTACTGCCTGTTCCAATGTCACGGGGGTGGGAACCCCCTATTATGAGCTGGCGGAAATCATGCATGAGCACGGCGGATACTGTTTTGTAGATTTTGCCGCATCAGCACCCTACGTCCAGATTGATATGCACCCGGAGAACAAGGCGCGGAAATTGGATGCCATTTTTTTCTCCCCACATAAGTTTTTGGGGGGGCCTGGCAGTTCAGGCGTTCTGGTTTTCGACAAGGCGCTTTACAAGAACCGGATTCCGGACAATCCAGGTGGTGGAACGGTAAAATGGACAAATCCTTGGGGAGGGCACAGTTTTTTTGAAAGTATTGAGGCCCGGGAAGATGGTGGAACGCCTGGATTCCTACAGACCATAAGGACAGCCCTATCGATCGCTCTGAAGGAAAAAATGGGCATTGAGCAGATCCGGCAACGGGAAAATGAACTTACAAGGAAATGTTTCGAGGAGTTGCCAAAGATCAAGGGCTTGCATGTATTCGCACCGGAAGTCAGGTACCGCTTAGGAGTCTTTTCCTTTTATGTGGAACATCTCCATTACAATCTGGTGGTCCGATTATTGAACGACCACTATGGAATCCAGGTCCGGGGCGGCTGTTCCTGTGCCGGCACCTATGGACACATACTATTGGAGGTCACCCAAGAACGATCACGGCACATTACCGACCAGATCGAGCACGGGAACCTTAAGGACAAACCTGGGTGGGTCCGTCTCTCACTCCATCCCACTATGACGGATGGGGAACTGGACCTTATACTGGATGCACTTCGCGAAATAGCGGAGCATGGTGCTGAAATGGCCAAAGCATATGATTACGATCCCATGAGCAATACCTTTTACCACAAGTCCGAATCCAACCAAAGACTGGACCTAGACCAATGGTTTGAAATCTAAAACCAAATAAATCATAAAATCACCAACAATGAAGATAAAAAAAACCTTTGGATACCTCTTTTTGTTAGGTATCATGCTATCCATGGGGAGTTCCTTCGCACAGGAGACCTTTCCCAAAAACGATGTCCTCGATGCGCGCCCGGACAGGGTGGCCCTCACCCATGCGACCATCGTCACAGCCCCAACGCAAGTTTTGGAGAATGCGATGTTGGTCATCCAAGACGGTAAGGTCGTTTCGGTACAAGCGGGGAACCAGGTACCCAACGGCTATCTGGAAATCGATCTCAGTGGACGTTATATCTATCCCTCTTTTATAGACATGTTTGGGGAATATGGGCAACCCGAGGTAAAACGTCCCCCCTTCAGGAACCCTGTTCTCAGCAGGGAGCAGATACAGTCCAATACCAAGGGACCCTACAATGCCAACGAGGCCATAAAATCGCAATACAACAGTTCCGAAAACTTTACCATGGACAAAAAGCTTGCCTCCAAATGGAGGGCCCAAGGATTTGGTGCCGTAGCGTCCATCAGAAGGGATGGAATTGCACGGGGAACCGCTGCCCTAATAGCCCTAGGCGAGGATACGGAAAACAATTTGGTCATCAATTCCAAGGTGGCCGACCATTACTCTTTTGACAAGGGCACCTCGACCCAGGACTATCCCATTTCCGCTATGGGGACCATTGCCCTTTTGCGTCAGACCTTTTACGATGCCAAGTGGTATGGGGCACAAACCGACAGACCTTTTTCGGACCTGTCGTTGGATGCCATGCTGGTCAATGGGAACTTACCTAAAATCATGGAGGCCGATGGTTGGTTGACCGCCTTAAGAGCCGATAAAATAGCGGATGAATTCGGGTTCGAGTTCATTATAAAGGGAGGCGGAGACGAATATCAACGGATTATGGAAGTGAAGGACATGAAAGCTCCGATGATCATTCCGATCGACTTTCCCAAGGCCTATGATGTGAGTGACCCCTACATCACCAAGAAAATCACCTTGGCCGATCTTAAGCATTGGGAACTGGCCCCTACAAACCCGGCATCTTTGGAAAAGAACAGCATACCCTTTGCCATCAACTCCTTTCCACCTGAAAATCTTCCTGACTTCTTGAAAAATCTGAGAAAATCAGTGGCGTATGGCCTGAGCAAAACGGCTGCACTCTCCTCTTTGACCACCGTTCCGGCCAAATGGTTGGGCGTTGACCAGGATATGGGCACTTTGGAAGCCGGTAAAATGGCCAACTTCATCGTTACGGACGGTGATCTTTTTGAACCGGGCACTCAAATTATGGACAACTGGATCGAAGGGAAACCCTATGTGGTAAACGAACCCATTTCCGAATCGATCCTTGGGGAATACGACCTATCCGTAGGTGGCTTAAAGGCCGTATTGTCCATTATCGAAAAAGGTCCCAAGTACCAAGCCGAATTGACATTGTCCGATGGATCAAAGGAAAAAGTGGAATTTAAAATGGATGGGGACCTACCTGTCCTTAAATTCACGGTCAAGGGAAGCCAATACAATCTGAAAGGTTGGACCAAACAAGAAAAGGGAATGACCGTGCTTAACGGTACTGGCACCCTGAACTTTGGGGAGGACCAACCTTGGACCGCCCGGATGAAAGAAAAAGGAAGGGGCACCTTGGGAGCTCAAAAGGTACAGGACAAGGGTCCTATCGACTTGGGTGAGGTATTCTATCCATTTATGGCCTTTGGCAGTCCGGAAAAGATTGCATCCCGATCCATTTTAATCACCGATGTCACCGTTTGGACGAACGAAGATGAAGGAATCCTCATGAACACGGACGTGCTTCTTGAAAATGGCAAGATTGCCAAGATCGGGACCGATCTCAGTGCCAAGGATGCCTTGGTATTGGACGGTACGGGCAAGCACCTGACCCCTGGAATCATTGATGAGCATTCCCATATTGCCTTGGGCGGTATCAATGAAATGGCACCAAATTCGGGAATGGTCCGGATGCAGGACGTGATCGACCCCGATGACCCGGGCATTTATAGGGCTTTGGCCGGGGGCGTCGTTGCGGCGCAGCTCCTACATGGATCTTCGGATCCCATTGGGGGCCAGTCCGCCCTAGTAAAATTCAAATGGGGGGAGGATGCCAAGGGATTGTTGATCCAGGGTGCTGACCCCTTCATCAAATTTGCCCTTGGAGAGAACGTTAAACGTTCAAAAAACAACGTATCCATACGATTTCCAAGGTCCTTGATGGGCGTGGAACAATTTTATACCAATGCCTTCACCGAGGCCTTGGATTACAAAAAGGAATGGGATGCATATAGAAGCTTGGGCAAAAAGGAAAAAAGGACCGCAGTGGAACCCCGTAAAAACATTCTGCACGAGACCATGTTGGAAATCTTGGAGAAGAAACGGTTCATTACGGCCCACTCCTACCAGGATAAGGAAATGTTGATGTTGATGGAGGTGGCGGAACGGTTTGGTTTTGCCCTGAACACGTTCACCCATGCATTGGAGGGCTATCGGATCGCGGACCGAATGAAGGAACACGGGGTCGGGGGCAGCACATTTTCCGATCGTTGGAACTATAAATGGGAGGCTAGGAACGGGACCCCGTACAATGCCCCCATCATGGACCGTGAAGGTGTGGTCACTGCATTGAACTCGGATAGTGGTGAAACAATGCGACACTTGAACCATGAGGCCGCAAAGATGGTCAGATATGGGGGGGTCACACCAGAGGAAGCCCTTAAAATGGTCACTTTGAACCCGGCAAGGCTCTTGCATCTGGACGATACCATGGGAAGCATCAAAGTCGGTAAAT
Encoded here:
- a CDS encoding amidohydrolase family protein; translated protein: MKIKKTFGYLFLLGIMLSMGSSFAQETFPKNDVLDARPDRVALTHATIVTAPTQVLENAMLVIQDGKVVSVQAGNQVPNGYLEIDLSGRYIYPSFIDMFGEYGQPEVKRPPFRNPVLSREQIQSNTKGPYNANEAIKSQYNSSENFTMDKKLASKWRAQGFGAVASIRRDGIARGTAALIALGEDTENNLVINSKVADHYSFDKGTSTQDYPISAMGTIALLRQTFYDAKWYGAQTDRPFSDLSLDAMLVNGNLPKIMEADGWLTALRADKIADEFGFEFIIKGGGDEYQRIMEVKDMKAPMIIPIDFPKAYDVSDPYITKKITLADLKHWELAPTNPASLEKNSIPFAINSFPPENLPDFLKNLRKSVAYGLSKTAALSSLTTVPAKWLGVDQDMGTLEAGKMANFIVTDGDLFEPGTQIMDNWIEGKPYVVNEPISESILGEYDLSVGGLKAVLSIIEKGPKYQAELTLSDGSKEKVEFKMDGDLPVLKFTVKGSQYNLKGWTKQEKGMTVLNGTGTLNFGEDQPWTARMKEKGRGTLGAQKVQDKGPIDLGEVFYPFMAFGSPEKIASRSILITDVTVWTNEDEGILMNTDVLLENGKIAKIGTDLSAKDALVLDGTGKHLTPGIIDEHSHIALGGINEMAPNSGMVRMQDVIDPDDPGIYRALAGGVVAAQLLHGSSDPIGGQSALVKFKWGEDAKGLLIQGADPFIKFALGENVKRSKNNVSIRFPRSLMGVEQFYTNAFTEALDYKKEWDAYRSLGKKEKRTAVEPRKNILHETMLEILEKKRFITAHSYQDKEMLMLMEVAERFGFALNTFTHALEGYRIADRMKEHGVGGSTFSDRWNYKWEARNGTPYNAPIMDREGVVTALNSDSGETMRHLNHEAAKMVRYGGVTPEEALKMVTLNPARLLHLDDTMGSIKVGKSADVVLWTGDPLSLYSKPEKTIIEGAIYFDLAKDAQLRRENSKERARLLKKMEGLEGTENVSTRISLERVEFHCESLEMQN
- a CDS encoding SusC/RagA family TonB-linked outer membrane protein produces the protein MKNTLCKSYFSGKIDLKMKISALFLLVALFQLNANNSYSQRFVSMKMENASIASVFEKIEENTDYNILYKNSTLDLNKRITVDVEKVKIDVLMDIILAESNVSYEIRRKLIVLVKRKNEPEKISTQPEKSSKPNFINITGTVTDENNSPLAGVSIVIKGTIKGVSSDFDGNYAIDASEGDILVFSYIGYQTSEITIGNNPIINIAMTPSVSNLDEVIVTAIGTKQLKDESGSTSSSIQSENIAKSGEAGVINALAGKASGVRIGKSNGDPGAGSSIQIRGANTIQGASQPLIILDGIPVSNDNIGGVTLSQQSRLDDINPKDIASVQILKGASAAALWGSRAANGVIVITTKNGQLGQKPTIQYTFSQSYDYINVRTPLQNSFGQGRNGVFSTSFAESWGDKIADRSGEPDDLNTSGASFLSNTTGNRYYSVISKNSRETFTDSNYDKVFRIGTFSQHNVSVNGGGQRASYFFSYENLDQKGIIENYDYKRQNVRLNTKFQITNWLSWNNRVSFTNTKSNRIEQAGETTNGILLGLLRTAPDFDITDYIGTYTASNGDIISNRQRSYRRQLGESENPIYNNPLWTLNEQKAPNDVNRFIINPELTIDPANWLKVILRGGLDYYTDARSQFYPIGSASGLRSGGYWSQTDINSKEFNLDGIIVATHDFSNDLGVSATFGVNFNDRKRAINTNTISPFAVDSRLPTPDLNPDQAASSWNRNLQHIRSNRGYGILGINLYSQLFLNFSGALEASSTIKGSFFYPSVDLAWQFSDLVGSSDFLSFGKLRAAWGKVGIQPAPYKFETLATTGFSSFGGSFMVDSEKGNPNLKPEIKTEWEVGTDLRFFKDRVGLGFTYYRNETKDILFAVKANPSSGFNFNYKNAAVIENKGLEVDLTGKLIETEDLTLSLNTNFNNNENMVVDIAGAETVDIGGTSKAVKGYPMSSFFLPGTLRNEDNSIALDANGFPQLDTDSRVLGDPNPDWRGGVGMQLNYKNLDFSFLFEHSQGGDYINRTRIVLYGFGVHEDVSQEVTLSEDLVNVNGDIIPAGTTVRGNIADFGAGNVLLDESWYRGIGGGLGFNKTNDLYIEDATWTKLRNVTLGYTFSGIKLSKKLALDSFRISVTGRDLILWTGIKDVDPETNNYGVSNAFGMNYFNNPGTRSILFNLQANF
- a CDS encoding SusD/RagB family nutrient-binding outer membrane lipoprotein, yielding MKSTYIQILLIFTAFVFFGCEKMVEDLNENPNQLTLTDIDAGLFLNGAELSNIGIQLGAYSRMAGYWSGQLTGFEQVELERYQYNVANNTFDWDGYQNVLTPVRQIQDRAVDNPLLLGISKVVEAHLVGTYASLFGDIPYSQALGDIENPEFDDQLYVFEQLQILLDSAIADLEGAAGFGVLEDYIFQGDRDKWLESAWTLKARYFMHTKAYGEAYSAALNGISTSDNNMMFNPLDVTGQNATKNKYYIVLAGSPNTGTGDSYLMQLLDDTSGISRNNAKTDETARRQYYVIDQSDADGNLGVAQELEPQPMITFQENMLILAEAGARTQSFEIGLGHLNELRAYLNTGSFLNANFSAEPYLYEAYVAGDFNSGGMENIDGTDPNTALLREIIEERYVSGFTTYMPFDDARRLRKNDSDVAVPFPLNVPTSTQNVERMLYPQDEVLSNPMAPADPGLYEPTKVNQ
- a CDS encoding N-formylglutamate amidohydrolase, translating into MHRDLFFQGNIGKNMLICLLVATALLQVQCAGGKSTTDGSDKKVLSEGRKTFKDSWLETVKGNMPLVISAPHGGTISPEEVKDRDCGAKVMDNNTAELALEIENAFKAHGKKPYLVIARLARTKIDFNRDLEEATCGNPQMEYIWRQYHKHIEEALDAAIKKYGYAMYIDLHGQSHKVKRLELGYLLRTPALKELREGESSESEIGGNTSVRNLLKDNAQLGLNQLLTGENAFGTLMEQAGFPAVPSQGDPYPKEGEAYFNGGYNTRRYTTSDHPKVFGMQIEANFQGVRDSEENRKKFSEAFARSVTVYLDFVTTHWNH
- a CDS encoding aminotransferase class V-fold PLP-dependent enzyme, yielding MRLQETVTLESYFDSFRRNIIGIDQEIETPFGTKKIVYADWIASGRLYGPIEDIMKNKIGPFVGNTHSETTFTGKLMTNLYEEAKHRIKEHVNATEEDVIITTDTGMTGVLCKFQRILGLKLPEKFQNSLSIPEAERPVVFLTHMEHHSNQTTWLETIADVVLLEPTEDLFVDSRQLRKELRKYGDRKLKIGSFTACSNVTGVGTPYYELAEIMHEHGGYCFVDFAASAPYVQIDMHPENKARKLDAIFFSPHKFLGGPGSSGVLVFDKALYKNRIPDNPGGGTVKWTNPWGGHSFFESIEAREDGGTPGFLQTIRTALSIALKEKMGIEQIRQRENELTRKCFEELPKIKGLHVFAPEVRYRLGVFSFYVEHLHYNLVVRLLNDHYGIQVRGGCSCAGTYGHILLEVTQERSRHITDQIEHGNLKDKPGWVRLSLHPTMTDGELDLILDALREIAEHGAEMAKAYDYDPMSNTFYHKSESNQRLDLDQWFEI